The DNA region GGGACGGGGCGCGAACGCAAAGCGCTGCTGGCCTACGACAAGCAGCAGCTCGACGAGCTGTTTGGGGGTTACGGCGAGATCGACGTGGTGTTCTTCGACGGCGCCCAGAAGGAGGCGCTTGCGCAGTACATCCACAAGCTCCAGCCGCGGTGCCTGGTGACCCGCGGCGAGATGGAGACCCCCGAGCAGAAGCTCCCCGACGAGCCGCTGCCCGGCCCGTGGGAGTCGTGCTTCACGCTCGGCACGCAGTGGCAGTTCAAGCCGACGAACGAGGATTACAAGACCGGCGGCCAGCTCATCAAGATGCTGATCGAGACCCGCGCCAAGGGGGGCAACCTGCTGCTGAACGTCGGCCCGGAGCCCTCGGGCGTGATCCCCTTCGAGCAGGAGCGGGTGTTCCGCGAGCTGGCGTTGTGGATGTTCATCAATGACGAGTCCATCACCGGTGTGCGCCCCTGCCCGGTCATCGGCGAGCAAGGGGGAGACATCTACTACACGCAGAGCAAGGACGGCAAGTCGGTGTACGCGTTCCTGAACGCGTTCACCGGCAAGAACGCTTGGAAGCGGGGGACGCGCAAAGAGGTGACGCTCAAGTCGCTGAGGGCGACGCCGGACACCCGCGTCTCGGTGCTGGGCCAGAGCAGCAAGGTGCTGGAGTACAAACCCGACGTCGACCCCGAGTCCCGCTACCGTCAAACCGACGCGGGGCTCGAGGTCTCCGTGATGCGCGCCCAGCGGATCTACAACAACAGCGGCTGGCCGAACACGGTGGTGGTGAAGCTGGAGAACGTGGAGTTTGCGGGGGAGTAGCGCTGCGGGCATTCATCCATTTGCACTTCGCACATGGATTTGGGCGTGGTAGGATTAAGACATGGCAACCGCGACACTCCTCGACAGAATCTTCGAACCGTTCGGCGAGGTGCTGACCCCCGAAACGGCGGCCCGGTTTGTTGCGATGCGGGCGGACGATGAGCTGCAGCGCCGCATCGATGAGCTTGCCGACAAGTGCACCGAGGGCCTGCTCACGGACGACGAGCGGGCCGAGTACGACGCCTACATCCAGGCGATCGACTTCATCAGCATCATGCAGTCGAAGGCGCGGCAGGTGCTGAAGCGCAAGGGTCAGTCGTAGGTAGGTGAAGCTGCTGGCGCTAGCGGACTACAAGAATAGGGGGGTGAAATCCTACCAAATGGCAATGTCGTCGGCAAATCCTTCGCGACTGACGGCTTGCAGTGTGATGATTTTCTTCTCGCCTACGACGCCTGGCACTCTCGTATCTGCTACTCGCTGAAACAAGTATGCACATTGCCACTTTCCTCGTGACATACTTCTAGCATCTATCCCCCTTATGATTACCTGCTCTTTAAATAGCCACACTATCGCTGATTGGTCGTCCAGTATTTGTACTGTCTGCACCGGTACGGAAGAATTCGCAGCATCCGGTGGGGGCGGCGGAGCCGGCGGGTACCAACGGATTATCGGATCACCGCTCACGGCCTTGAACACCTCGCCTTCTTTGGCGGCGGCGGCACTCTTCCGTCGCGCAATTAGCACGTTCTTCTGAGAAATATACTCGAAGGCAGCTACCATCGCCCGTGCCTCGGTTGCCGAGTACTTCCCGCCGTGATCGTTGATGTACTTTTGGATCTGCGCCTTCTTCCTTGCTTGCTCATCGTCGCTTTCATCCACGAACTCTTGAATCTGCTCGGCATTGACGACGAATGAGCCGAACGAAGTAAACTCCCTCACCGGTTGCTTTTTTCGAGTTGGAAAGGGCTTCACTGCTGGCTTCACAGGGACAATTCTCTGGATACTGCATGCAGCTCGAGCTTCCTTCAATCTCTCGGCAACCCGATCTTCCTCAGCGCCGTCCAAGCTTGGCAAGGCCTTTGAGTACATGGACGCCGCGAACCTCTTGGCAGTTCTTAATCGCATTCCCTTTAGTCCATCCGAATATTCCCACCATGCGTCGGCGGCCGAAACAAGGGCCGCAGGTTTGTCTCCATCGCTAGCAGCCGTGGCTAGCTTTCGCAGAATTGGATCGTTGCAGATCCGAAGTCGTGGAATCCCTGAGTTCCAGTCTGCGAGTGTTAGGCATTGAAACGTGCCAATGACGGTGTTGTTGGCAGGGCTATCCTTCCCTTGTTCACTCCGTCTCAGCGCATCGCGATAATCCTTCTCCTTCTCCAGTATGTCATCGGTATCTTCGGACAGAGAACGGGCTATGCGCAGTATGTTAGAGTCTCGCATCGAGCTCCCCAGTTATTCCGCAAAGTTGCAAAGCGCCTTCGCGTCGGTTGTGAATCCTTCTGCAACTATGAATTCAACCAACGCCAGAGATTCATTTGCAAGAAGCCGGCGAGAGTCATGAGGAAGGGGTCTACGGATGCTTGCCCACTTCAGCAGGGTTTCAGTTCGAGCCTTGTGCTCCGAAATGGCAAATGCTGATGCTATCGACGTTGATATCTCAAGGGATAGTTCCACGTCTTCCGCCTGGATGGCAAGCTTCTCTGCAGCCCTCAGTAACACATATTGGTAGGCTACGTCGTCTGCAGATGCTTCAGCGCTTTCCACAAGACGAGACGCGAGCTTAGCACGGCCGGACTTGGAACTGGCTTCTGACATCTCGCGCTGGTACAGAGCTGCGAGTTCTGCCCGCACGGGAGCGAGCACCTTCTCTACAGGAATGGGCTGTTTGGAATAGCCGATTGCCGCAAGTGCAATAATCGCGATAGAGCAGCAGGCCGTTGACGCGTCGCAAGGACGAAGTAGATGTCGCGTGTGCGGGCTGCACATGGTACCGCCTGTGCTAGAAACAAGAGTGGCTTTTGATGGCTACGGAGTGCGCCGTATCCGTGATCGCCACCGGAGTGAGGGCATCAAATAGTTTCGGGTCGTCCGGGGTATAGTGCCTCCGTCGCCGGTCATAGCAATCTTCGCAAAGTTTGGTTTCCAGATCGACGTCCATGGTTGAGTACTCCCACCGTCCGGTTACCTTCAGTTCGTCGTTGAAGAGATGGGCGTTGCAGAAGTCACAATGACTGGTCGACAGCTCTAGGGTTACCGAGAGTTCTTCTCCGCTCATTACCTCGCGCGGCATCCGCTCTTCCGCAGAGGGTTCGTCGCCGTAATCTTCGTGCCAATTCGGGGACATGGTTGGATCCTCCGTGAAGTATGGGAATTTGCCCCGTGTCAATGGAGGCCTATTCTACGGATGGTCTTGTGCTATGTCGACGCTTGCGTAGAAATGCGAGTCGCCAAGTGACGCGGACCTTGCGGCCGCCGCATGCCCAACCGCCCGGCGCCCGGCCGCTGGGGCAAGGTGCTGGAGCACAGCCCCGACGCCGTACCCCGGTCGCGTTCCGGCAGGCCGATCCGGGGCCCGAGCTCTACGTCATGCGAGCACAGCGGGCCGAAGGCGGTCGTGATGAAGCTAGAGTGCGTACGCGCCG from Pirellulimonas nuda includes:
- a CDS encoding alpha-L-fucosidase; this translates as MRTKNAPPTPLLALLACLLLPGVALAAQPAGDGDKGMELQRPAGKLANDPARAEEFMDWGLGMFVHWSLDSQLGSVISHSMVGASDEYLDRFVNELPKTFNPKRYDPDSWMEIAKLAGVKYMVFTTKHHSGFCMWDTKTTDFGIMNTPYGKDVVRDYVDACRRHGIKVGFYFSPEDFWFLRHSGEVVRRVGGTGRERKALLAYDKQQLDELFGGYGEIDVVFFDGAQKEALAQYIHKLQPRCLVTRGEMETPEQKLPDEPLPGPWESCFTLGTQWQFKPTNEDYKTGGQLIKMLIETRAKGGNLLLNVGPEPSGVIPFEQERVFRELALWMFINDESITGVRPCPVIGEQGGDIYYTQSKDGKSVYAFLNAFTGKNAWKRGTRKEVTLKSLRATPDTRVSVLGQSSKVLEYKPDVDPESRYRQTDAGLEVSVMRAQRIYNNSGWPNTVVVKLENVEFAGE